The proteins below come from a single Paramormyrops kingsleyae isolate MSU_618 chromosome 25, PKINGS_0.4, whole genome shotgun sequence genomic window:
- the LOC111837434 gene encoding lecithin retinol acyltransferase, producing the protein MSPFELLSLFFIASKVEDDKEPKYDISVYRRGDLLEVPRTLFTHFGIYLGDNKVAHLIPDILPVISSNKAAIKRMVTNNRLILGVIAKVASVRVDSVKDFAYGAEILVNHTDKLCGRRPFSGDEVARRAEKLLGTISYSLLWYNCEHYVMYCRFGIAVSFQTYQFCKKVRRIVCSKKTAFVSALLGVCVMLYLGSVSAYTTLPTVFISFTIWMAS; encoded by the exons ATGTCCCCTTTTGAGCTCCTGAGTCTGTTTTTCATTGCGAGCAAAGTTGAAGACGACAAGGAGCCCAAATATGACATCTCGGTGTACAGGAGGGGGGATCTGCTGGAGGTTCCCCGCACTCTCTTCACACATTTCGGCATATACTTGGGGGACAACAAAGTTGCTCAcctgatacctgacattttgccGGTAATTTCTAGCAACAAGGCGGCCATTAAGAGGATGGTGACCAACAACAGGCTGATCCTAGGGGTTATTGCCAAGGTGGCCAGCGTCAGAGTGGATTCCGTGAAGGACTTCGCCTACGGGGCCGAGATCCTGGTCAACCACACGGACAAGCTGTGTGGCCGGCGCCCGTTCAGCGGCGATGAGGTGGCCAGGAGGGCCGAGAAGCTGTTGGGTACCATCTCCTACAGCCTTCTCTGGTACAACTGTGAACATTACGTCATGTACTGCAGATTTGGCATCGCGGTGAGCTTTCAGACTTACCAG TTTTGCAAAAAGGTGAGGAGGATTGTCTGCAGCAAAAAGACGGCGTTCGTCAGCGCCCTGTTAGGGGTCTGTGTGATGCTGTATCTGGGATCCGTTTCAGCGTACACAACGCTTCCTACAGTGTTCATCTCGTTCACCATCTGGATGGCGTCGTAG
- the fgg gene encoding fibrinogen gamma chain isoform X3 — MDGFGKYCPTTCGVADYLNRYKPVVDRDLNDLEYLLEEISNQTKGAQDKVTYMRDSATAAKKSNDPDVYIKKSTNMLDDILRFEKSIISQESQIYKLQESIDSNEKRMLQLKQMILNLEQMCKLPCEDTVKIQTVTGKDCQDVANKGGRTSGLYFIKPLKAKEQFLVYCEMDNNGNGWTVLQRRRDGSVDFSRPWIPYKEGFGYLSPDDTTEFWLGNEKMHLVTSQSTVPYVLRIEMTDWEGNKKYADYASFKVGPEADSYRLIYAYHLGGDAGDAFDGFDFGDDPSDKIFTSHNGMQFSTSDRDNDKYDGNCATQDGSGWWMNRCHAAHLNGKYYQGGKYTAEQAGPHGFDNGIIWATWHSRWYSMKETTMKIIPINRMGTLGQQTTGVKQMGGIGDI, encoded by the exons ATGGACGGCTTT GGTAAATACTGTCCCACCACATGTGGTGTCGCCGATTATCTGAACAGGTACAAGCCTGTGGTTGACAGGGACCTTAATGATCTTGAGTATTTACTGGAGGAAATATCCAACCAAACAAAGGGGGCACAAGACAAAGTGACTTACATGAGAGACTCAGCCACCGCAGCAAAGAAATCCAACGATCCAG ATGTTTACATTAAAAAGTCAACAAACATGTTGGATGATATTCTGAGATTCGAAAAAAGTATAATTTCCCAGGAATCCCAGATATA TAAGCTTCAGGAATCGAttgactccaatgagaaaaggATGCTTCAGCTGAAGCAGATGATCCTCAACCTGGAACAGATGTGCAAGCTTCCCTGTGAGGACACTGTCAAGATTCAGACCGTCACAGGCAAAG ATTGTCAAGACGTTGCTAATAAAGGTGGTAGGACTAGTGGTCTGTATTTCATCAAGCCCCTGAAAGCCAAAGAACAGTTCCTGGTTTACTGTGAGATGGACAACAATGGGAATGGCTGGACGGTGCTCCAGAGG AGGCGCGATGGCAGCGTTGACTTCTCCCGGCCCTGGATCCCGTACAAGGAGGGCTTTGGCTACCTATCCCCGGATGACACCACCGAGTTCTGGCTGGGCAATGAGAAGATGCACCTAGTCACTTCACAGTCTACTGTTCCATATGTGCTCAGGATAGAGATGACAGACTGGGAGGGAAACAAAAA GTATGCAGATTACGCCAGCTTCAAAGTGGGCCCAGAGGCAGACAGTTACCGGCTGATCTACGCCTACCACCTTGGAGGAGATGCGGGCGACGCGTTCGACGGCTTTGACTTCGGTGACGACCCCAGCGACAAAATCTTCACCTCTCACAACGGGATGCAGTTCAGTACCAGCGACCGGGACAACGACAAGTATGATGGGAACTGTGCAACACAGGACGGCTCGGGCTGGTGGATGAACCGCTGCCATGCCGCACACCTCAATGGCAAATACTACCAAG GTGGAAAGTATACTGCAGAACAAGCTGGACCACATGGTTTCGACAACGGCATCATCTGGGCGACATGGCACAGCCGGTGGTATTCCATGAAAGAGACCACCATGAAGATCATCCCCATCAACAGGATGGGCACACTTGGCCAGCAGACCACCGGGGTCAAACAAATGGGTGGTATTGGGGACATTTGA
- the fgg gene encoding fibrinogen gamma chain isoform X2, giving the protein MAHLLIHSALFLLLIFSMSSAEIRGDFDSCSPMDGFGKYCPTTCGVADYLNRYKPVVDRDLNDLEYLLEEISNQTKGAQDKVTYMRDSATAAKKSNDPDVYIKKSTNMLDDILRFEKSIISQESQIYKLQESIDSNEKRMLQLKQMILNLEQMCKLPCEDTVKIQTVTGKDCQDVANKGGRTSGLYFIKPLKAKEQFLVYCEMDNNGNGWTVLQRRRDGSVDFSRPWIPYKEGFGYLSPDDTTEFWLGNEKMHLVTSQSTVPYVLRIEMTDWEGNKKYADYASFKVGPEADSYRLIYAYHLGGDAGDAFDGFDFGDDPSDKIFTSHNGMQFSTSDRDNDKYDGNCATQDGSGWWMNRCHAAHLNGKYYQGGKYTAEQAGPHGFDNGIIWATWHSRWYSMKETTMKIIPINRMGTLGQQTTGVKQMGGIGDI; this is encoded by the exons ATGGCTCACCTACTCATACACAGCGCCCTGTTCTTACTTCTCATATTTTCCATGTCATCTGCC GAAATAAGGGGAGATTTTGATTCATGCAGCCCAATGGACGGCTTT GGTAAATACTGTCCCACCACATGTGGTGTCGCCGATTATCTGAACAGGTACAAGCCTGTGGTTGACAGGGACCTTAATGATCTTGAGTATTTACTGGAGGAAATATCCAACCAAACAAAGGGGGCACAAGACAAAGTGACTTACATGAGAGACTCAGCCACCGCAGCAAAGAAATCCAACGATCCAG ATGTTTACATTAAAAAGTCAACAAACATGTTGGATGATATTCTGAGATTCGAAAAAAGTATAATTTCCCAGGAATCCCAGATATA TAAGCTTCAGGAATCGAttgactccaatgagaaaaggATGCTTCAGCTGAAGCAGATGATCCTCAACCTGGAACAGATGTGCAAGCTTCCCTGTGAGGACACTGTCAAGATTCAGACCGTCACAGGCAAAG ATTGTCAAGACGTTGCTAATAAAGGTGGTAGGACTAGTGGTCTGTATTTCATCAAGCCCCTGAAAGCCAAAGAACAGTTCCTGGTTTACTGTGAGATGGACAACAATGGGAATGGCTGGACGGTGCTCCAGAGG AGGCGCGATGGCAGCGTTGACTTCTCCCGGCCCTGGATCCCGTACAAGGAGGGCTTTGGCTACCTATCCCCGGATGACACCACCGAGTTCTGGCTGGGCAATGAGAAGATGCACCTAGTCACTTCACAGTCTACTGTTCCATATGTGCTCAGGATAGAGATGACAGACTGGGAGGGAAACAAAAA GTATGCAGATTACGCCAGCTTCAAAGTGGGCCCAGAGGCAGACAGTTACCGGCTGATCTACGCCTACCACCTTGGAGGAGATGCGGGCGACGCGTTCGACGGCTTTGACTTCGGTGACGACCCCAGCGACAAAATCTTCACCTCTCACAACGGGATGCAGTTCAGTACCAGCGACCGGGACAACGACAAGTATGATGGGAACTGTGCAACACAGGACGGCTCGGGCTGGTGGATGAACCGCTGCCATGCCGCACACCTCAATGGCAAATACTACCAAG GTGGAAAGTATACTGCAGAACAAGCTGGACCACATGGTTTCGACAACGGCATCATCTGGGCGACATGGCACAGCCGGTGGTATTCCATGAAAGAGACCACCATGAAGATCATCCCCATCAACAGGATGGGCACACTTGGCCAGCAGACCACCGGGGTCAAACAAATGGGTGGTATTGGGGACATTTGA
- the fgg gene encoding fibrinogen gamma chain isoform X1, whose translation MGGFVELPKRRFEFCIVNKMPLKIPEHSQLSHHRSAHILDKRRGVSFQCTHSYLEIRGDFDSCSPMDGFGKYCPTTCGVADYLNRYKPVVDRDLNDLEYLLEEISNQTKGAQDKVTYMRDSATAAKKSNDPDVYIKKSTNMLDDILRFEKSIISQESQIYKLQESIDSNEKRMLQLKQMILNLEQMCKLPCEDTVKIQTVTGKDCQDVANKGGRTSGLYFIKPLKAKEQFLVYCEMDNNGNGWTVLQRRRDGSVDFSRPWIPYKEGFGYLSPDDTTEFWLGNEKMHLVTSQSTVPYVLRIEMTDWEGNKKYADYASFKVGPEADSYRLIYAYHLGGDAGDAFDGFDFGDDPSDKIFTSHNGMQFSTSDRDNDKYDGNCATQDGSGWWMNRCHAAHLNGKYYQGGKYTAEQAGPHGFDNGIIWATWHSRWYSMKETTMKIIPINRMGTLGQQTTGVKQMGGIGDI comes from the exons ATGGGGGGATTTGTGGAATTACCAAAACGAAGATTTGAATTTTGCATCGTAAACAAA ATGCCCTtaaaaattccagaacattcccaGCTGTCACACCACAGGTCTGCACACATCTTGGACAAACGACGAGGTGTGTCGTTTCAATGCACTCACTCATACCTG GAAATAAGGGGAGATTTTGATTCATGCAGCCCAATGGACGGCTTT GGTAAATACTGTCCCACCACATGTGGTGTCGCCGATTATCTGAACAGGTACAAGCCTGTGGTTGACAGGGACCTTAATGATCTTGAGTATTTACTGGAGGAAATATCCAACCAAACAAAGGGGGCACAAGACAAAGTGACTTACATGAGAGACTCAGCCACCGCAGCAAAGAAATCCAACGATCCAG ATGTTTACATTAAAAAGTCAACAAACATGTTGGATGATATTCTGAGATTCGAAAAAAGTATAATTTCCCAGGAATCCCAGATATA TAAGCTTCAGGAATCGAttgactccaatgagaaaaggATGCTTCAGCTGAAGCAGATGATCCTCAACCTGGAACAGATGTGCAAGCTTCCCTGTGAGGACACTGTCAAGATTCAGACCGTCACAGGCAAAG ATTGTCAAGACGTTGCTAATAAAGGTGGTAGGACTAGTGGTCTGTATTTCATCAAGCCCCTGAAAGCCAAAGAACAGTTCCTGGTTTACTGTGAGATGGACAACAATGGGAATGGCTGGACGGTGCTCCAGAGG AGGCGCGATGGCAGCGTTGACTTCTCCCGGCCCTGGATCCCGTACAAGGAGGGCTTTGGCTACCTATCCCCGGATGACACCACCGAGTTCTGGCTGGGCAATGAGAAGATGCACCTAGTCACTTCACAGTCTACTGTTCCATATGTGCTCAGGATAGAGATGACAGACTGGGAGGGAAACAAAAA GTATGCAGATTACGCCAGCTTCAAAGTGGGCCCAGAGGCAGACAGTTACCGGCTGATCTACGCCTACCACCTTGGAGGAGATGCGGGCGACGCGTTCGACGGCTTTGACTTCGGTGACGACCCCAGCGACAAAATCTTCACCTCTCACAACGGGATGCAGTTCAGTACCAGCGACCGGGACAACGACAAGTATGATGGGAACTGTGCAACACAGGACGGCTCGGGCTGGTGGATGAACCGCTGCCATGCCGCACACCTCAATGGCAAATACTACCAAG GTGGAAAGTATACTGCAGAACAAGCTGGACCACATGGTTTCGACAACGGCATCATCTGGGCGACATGGCACAGCCGGTGGTATTCCATGAAAGAGACCACCATGAAGATCATCCCCATCAACAGGATGGGCACACTTGGCCAGCAGACCACCGGGGTCAAACAAATGGGTGGTATTGGGGACATTTGA
- the lrata gene encoding lecithin retinol acyltransferase a, with translation MFDSLTFIIGKVLVLSNLNIFKFITQKEEARTNNCQTLSLQRGDLLEVPRTLFIHFGIYLGDNKVAHLMPDILPVFTSDKCQIKKVVTNKRLLWGVISKNATIRVDTVEDFAYGSNILVNDMDNTMKRSPLPNEEVARRAEKLIGVIPYSLLWNNCEHFVTYCRYSSPISLQTDKFCEGLKSIVRDQRSVLLATLLGMMSIACLGLAPSTTLPSILVPFALWMAG, from the exons ATGTTTGACTCGCTGACGTTTATTATTGGTAAGGTTTTGGTACTCTCAAATCTGAACATTTTTAAGTTCATTACGCAAAAGGAAGAAGCCCGCACCAATAACTGCCAGACACTCTCCCTCCAGAGGGGAGATCTGCTTGAGGTCCCTCGGACCCTGTTCATTCACTTCGGAATTTACTTGGGTGACAACAAAGTCGCGCATCTCATGCCTGACATCCTGCCCGTGTTTACGAGTGACAAATGCCAGATTAAAAAAGTTGTCACGAACAAGAGGCTGCTCTGGGGTGTGATTTCCAAGAATGCCACCATTCGCGTTGACACAGTTGAAGATTTTGCTTACGGATCAAACATCTTAGTCAATGACATGGATAATACAATGAAGAGGTCGCCTTTACCCAACGAAGAGGTTGCGAGGAGAGCTGAAAAACTGATCGGAGTCATACCGTACAGTCTGCTTTGGAATAACTGTGAACATTTTGTCACGTATTGCAGATACAGCTCTCCTATCAGCCTACAAACGGATAAG TTCTGCGAGGGCCTGAAATCGATTGTCCGCGACCAGAGGAGCGTCCTACTCGCCACCCTGCTGGGGATGATGTCCATTGCGTGCCTGGGACTGGCTCCTTCCACGACTCTGCCCAGTATCCTCGTTCCCTTTGCCCTCTGGATGGCTGGCTGA